In Lolium rigidum isolate FL_2022 chromosome 7, APGP_CSIRO_Lrig_0.1, whole genome shotgun sequence, the DNA window ctcgcattgtcttagtgatcacacgaaccaaatccaccacaccatagtccgatcatcacgagacaaggtgtaatttcaatggcgaacactcaaagtgttcatcatatcaatcatatgattcatgctctacctttcggtatcacgtgttccgagaccatgtctgtacatgctaggctcgtcaaggccaccttagtatccgcatgtgcaaaactggcttgcacccgttgtatgcacttgttgattctatcacacccgatcatcacgagatgcttcgaaacgacaagtcttggcaacggtgctactaaggatgaacactttattatcttgagattttagtgagggatcatcttataatgctaccgtcgcgatctaagcaaaataagatgcataaaaggattaacatcacatgcagttcatatgtgatatgatatggcccttttgtctttgcgcctttgatcttcatctccaaagcacggacatgatctccatcatcttcgggcatgatctccatcatcgtcggcgaagcaccaaggtcaatggcgccgtcttcatgattgtcctccatgtagcaactattacaactactttgaaatactactcaacatgaaatttaaagacaaccataaggctcctgccggttgccacaatacaataatgatcatctcatacatattcatcatcacattatggccatatcacatcaccaaaccctgcaaaaacaagttagacgctctctaatttggtttgcatattttacgtggtttagggttttcgatatagatctaatctacctacgaacatgaaccacaacgttgatactaatgttgtcaatagaagagtaaattgaatctttactatagtaggagagacagacacccgcaaagcctcttatgcaatacaagttgcatgtcgaacgaggaacaagtctcatgaacgcggtcatgtaaagttagtccgagccgcttcatcccactatgccataaagatgcaaagtactcaactaaagataacaagagcatcaacgcccacaaaccattgtgttctactcgtgcaaccatctatgcatagacacggctcgataccacttgtaggataacgttgcatagaaaacaaaaattttcctaccgcgaacacgaaatccaagccaagatgcaatctagaagacggtagcaacgaggggattatcgagtctcacccttgaagagattccaaagcctacaagaggaggctcttgttgctgcggtagacgttcacttgccgcttgcaaaagcgcgtagaagatcttgatcacgatcggttccggcgctacgaacgggcagcacctccgtactcggtcacacgttcggttgttgatgaagacgacgtccacctccccgttccagcgggcagcggaagtagtagctcctcttgaatccgacagcacgacggcgtggtgtcggtggcggtgaagaagtccggcggagcttcgctaagctatgcgggcaatatggaggagaggagcttggctagggtttgggaggggtggccggccactctatgggggcggccagcttgtggtcttggggttgccggccccctcccttggcccctcattatataggtggatccccaagagttggtctccaagtcttcgaataagacccgaaccaaaaaccttccatatggtggtgaaacctagcccaactaggactcccacccaaaggtgggatttccacctcccatagggggggtggccggccccctatggtggagtccacttgggactccacccccactagggctggccggccatggaggtggagtcccttgtggactccaccttccttggtggtttcttccggacttttctagaaccttctagaaccttccatagaaccttccgcgacattttattcacataaaatgacatcctatatatgaatcttattctccggaccattccggaactcctcgtgatgtccgggatcacatccgggactccgaacaaatattccaacttcattccatattcaagaactaccatttcaacatccaactttaagtgtgtcaccctacggttcgagaactatgcggacatggttgagtactcactccgaccaataaccaatagcgggatccggagatccataatggctcccacatattcaacgatgactttagtgatcgaatgaaccattcacatacattaccaattccctttgtctcgcgatattttacttgtccgaggtttgatcttcggtatcactctataccttgttcaacctcgtctcctgacaagtactctttactcgtaccgtggtatgtggtctcttatgaactcattcatatgcttgcaagacattagacgacattccaccgagagggcccagagtatatctatccgtcatcgggatggacaaatcccactgttgatccatatgcctcaactcatactttccggatacttaatcccacctttatagccacccatttacgcagtggtgtttggtgtaatcaaagtacctttccggtataagtgatttacatgatctcatggtcataaggactaggtaactatgtatcgaaagcttatagcaaataacttaatgacgagatcttatgctacgcttaattgggtgtgtccattatatcattcacacaatgacataaccttgttattaataacatccaatgttcatgattatgaaactaatcatccattaatcaacaagctagtttaagaggcatactagggacttcttgtttgtctacatatcacacatgtactaatgtttcggttaatacaattctagcatgatatataaacatttatcataaacataaagatataaataataaccactttattattgcctctagggcatatctccttcattttcgtccggcgcgctccaaatccctttgggggacgctttgggggacgcgactggagatgctctgatgttGGAGCGTGAATTCTGCATTCCCTTTTAGATCTATGCCCATGTTTTACTCCCTTCAGTCCGGCCACAACTTCTCTCAAttttttttgagaacccgcaggagatctgcgtgtcattgtattaagcataagaagcggACCAAGATGTCCCATACAAGCGAAAGAAAGCCACCACCCAAACCGGCCTACGAAAGCAGGCCAAAACTAGTGTACATCTCTAGTCCGCCTACCTCTACACTCACACCAGACCCTCCACTCCTCAAGGACTAGCCTCAAGGTAACATCCAATGGAGTGGTCTTCCCATCAAAAACCCTGGCATTTCGTTCAAGCCAAAGCATGCGCAAGGTAAGCATGATGAGCGAGTTGGCCTTCTTCCTCCCCGCCGGCGGGAACCGAAGAGCCGCCCGGAGCCACCAATCATTGATGCCCTCGACCCCCATAGGAACGATGTTTGGGAGACCAAGCCGAGCCACCAAGCCGGACCACACCCCATGGGCGTAGACGCAGTGAAGCGAGAGGTGGTCGAGGGTTTCATCGACGACATTGCAAAGGGGGCATAGCGTGTGAGTGGGCAACCCGCGGCGCCGCCTTCGGTCCGCCGTCCAACAGCGACGCCTAAGGGCCAGCCacgcatgcaacttgtattgcagtgGTGCGAAGGAGTCCCAAACTAACGTCGCCCCTGGCAGCCCGCACGTACCATGCCAGAGTACACGGTAAGCGGACTTAGAAGAGAACTGCCCGTCGCCGCGCCACTTCCAGCCGAACCGGTCCTCCTCAGCCCCACTCCGCGGCACCTGTGCGACTGCCGCCCAGAGTCGCAGATATTGAATCACAGCCTCCACGGAAAGCTCGCCGGTGATATCCGCAGTCCACGCGTTCCCCGCCAGGCCTTCCTGAACTGACCGGCGCCGGCGAATGGATACCCTGACGAGGCTGAGGAGATCCGGGGCGATGGTCGCAGCAGTGAGGCCACCGATCCAGGCATCCTCCCATAACAGAATGGAGGCACCGCTCCCAACTTCGATCCTTACCGAAGCATCGAACAAAGCACGCGCCTCGCCGCTGACTCGGACGTCTAGGCCAAGCCACGGTTTGGTGCCATCAGAGCGTTGCAACCAAAGCCACCGTGTGCGGAGAGCAACATTCAGCCAACGAAGATTATGGAGGCCCAAACCGCCGAGGCTCTTAGGCTGGCACACCAGGTGCCAAGCCACCATGCAGCTACCGCCCCTAGCGTCTTCCCTGCCGGCCCAGAAGAAGCCTCGTCGAAGCTTGTCCACCGCCTTGATGAACCAAGGATCCATGTCTAAGGCGAGAAGGTGATAGACAACCGAGGCCGTCACAAGATATATGATCCTTTGAAATATATTAGTCTCGACaagttatttatttttatgtcTAGACACATTTAAATTTGGACAAAGTTAAAATAAATTTCATAGGAGGAGGAAGTATTTTAATTGATTCTTGGGATAAAATATGTAAATAAGGAAAGAGAAAAACTTAACTAAACAAATATAACTCAACATGGTCTGGCAAGTCATTAGATTGTAGATAGAGATAATGCTGACAAAATGCTCTGGTATATGCATGTTCATATCCCTGAAATTTCATATGAGTCCTTTTCTACTGGAAAATGCTTGTGAATCTTCCAACGAGGTCGAGCAATTTGATTGTTGTCGCCCGCTAGCAAAGCCCTCTTCGCCAGGCGCCTTGTCCAACTCCAGATTGATCGGTGCCGGTCTTTGCCAGGTGACATGTATGACATGGCGAAATAGGATCCCGTCGGGCGACCAGCAGCTGGCTAATGTCGTCACAGCCACACCAAGCACTTGACTTCACTCGATCAGTGAGTCGTCCTCGCGAAGTAATCCTTGTAGCATTTCTGCACCTCCATGTCGACCGCTCTGCGCCTGGACACGACGCGGTACAACatcacggagacgacggcgacgcACACGGCCGCCACAGAACCCAGCACCGCGAGCAGTATCGCCAGCCGCGATGACGGCGACAACCGCGCGCTCTGTTCGTCGTCATGTTGACGCGGTGGTCCAGCGTTGCCGTCGTCGTCTGACAGAGCGTCGACCGTGAGCTCCCAGCCGCTCACGCCGACGACGACGTCCCGGACCGTCGCGGCGAAGAACCCCACCAGCGCGTCCTGGGCAGGCAGACGGCCGGCGAGGTCGAGCGGCGCATCGAGGAGGGCGGGTGTGCTGTCGCCGACGTAGACCGACAGGCGGTGCACGGAGGCGTTGTATTCGATCCGCACGGCGAGCTGGCTGGCGCCGGCTGCAGACGAACTGTTCGGCGTGATGGTGACGTTCAGGCCGACACCCGGTGGTGGCCGTGGACCGTACGAGCTTACCGTGCCAACCTCCACGGCGGCGAGGCTGTTTGCACCGGCGCTCGATGCGGGGGCAACGGCAGACAAGCAGGCCGGGCCATTCCTGTCCCGTGGCGGCTTCCGGTTCTTG includes these proteins:
- the LOC124673305 gene encoding uncharacterized protein LOC124673305, with protein sequence MWMAPRSCRLLLFASATAISCLGAATGSGHYSFPVFDGKSTTDGVVVVTNSSMLAPATFLFDAQLFPEFNESEGFVLLARAVALWRAAADGTRDEASFNTSFTVDGSDAVAFVVLLDSFPPFNSKNRKPPRDRNGPACLSAVAPASSAGANSLAAVEVGTVSSYGPRPPPGVGLNVTITPNSSSAAGASQLAVRIEYNASVHRLSVYVGDSTPALLDAPLDLAGRLPAQDALVGFFAATVRDVVVGVSGWELTVDALSDDDGNAGPPRQHDDEQSARLSPSSRLAILLAVLGSVAAVCVAVVSVMLYRVVSRRRAVDMEVQKCYKDYFARTTH